The genomic DNA CGCTGAATTAGCCATGGTCGCCTACAACGACTTGGACGAAGCGACCCGAGCGAGCCAAAAAATGGGCTTCGATGACATCAGCTTCTACGACCGGGACGGTTCTCAGGCGTTCCGTTTTCGCAACCAATACGACTGCGTGATCGCTTGCCGCGGAACAGAACCCAACGAATGGAACGATATTAAGGCGGACGCCAACGTCGCCGCTGTCCTCGGTGAAACCGCGGGCAAAGTTCACCGCGGTTTCAAACAAGAAGTCGATGACCTATGGCCGATGCTTGAAACAGCACTGATCAGTAACGATCAACCGTTGTGGTTTTGCGGGCACTCGCTCGGCGGAGCCATGGCAACTATCTGTGCCGGACGCTGTTTCTTATCGCACATTGATAGCGCACCCGAGCAACTCTACACCTACGGTAGCCCTCGCGTTGGCAACAATCGCTACGTCAATTTCGTCAAACTCGATCACTTTCGCTACGTCAACAATAACGACATCGTTACCCGAGTCCCGCCGATCCTGTTAGGCTATCGACACTGCGGCAGCGAGGTTTACCTGAATCGAAACGGCGAAATCAGGAAACTAAGCCACATCGCCCGACGTCGCGATCGTTGGAAAGGATTCCTGCGAGGGTTAAGGAAGTGGAAGGTCGATCATTTTTCCGACCATTCCATCCATCAATACATTGACGCGATATTAGATGCTTGCCGCGAAGAAGATGATCGTATCGCGGCTGGCGATACCGCGCGCAGCGCCTCGGAATTCGCTTCCGATGCGCCTCCAGAATCCACCAGTTAACCTTTCAAGTTAGGCAACACCATTTCTCATCAACCGATGGCTAACGATTCCGGGTACGCCGACATCCATGGCGTTCGTTTGAAGCTGGCGCAACCCTATGTGTCAGAGGGTCAATGGATTGGCCAAAGTGAAATCCTGATGCAACTCTTGGCGTGCTGGATTACGGTCGACGATGCCGACTTGCCACTGACACCACGCTTGGTTGGTTCGCCAGGCGTGGGTAAAACCCAACTGGCGATTGCGGCAGCGAAGGCTCAACAGCGACCGCTGTATATCTATCAGTGCACTGCCGACACACGACCGGAAGACTTGTTGATCACACCGGTGCTAAGCCAGGGAGGTGAAATCGCCTACCACGCTTCGCCGCTGGTCACAGCGATGATCTGCGGTGGCGTTTGCTTGCTTGATGAAGGCAACCGCATGAACGAAAAGTCGTGGGCAAGCCTTGCACCCCTGCTCGATGGTCGCCGCCTCGTCGAATCTATCGTTGCCGGCATCACGATTCCCGCGCATCGCGACTTTCGGTCGGCGGTGACAATGAACCAAGACGAATCAACCTTCGAAATACCCGACTATATCCTCAGTCGTCTGCAACCCACCCTGAACGTCGGCTTTCCTAACAAGCAAGACGAAATGGCAATTTTGCAGTATCACTTGCCATTCGCAGAAACCGAGATGCTTGCGATGACCGTGGAATTCTTGCAGCACAGCCATGAACTGAAACTCGATTTTTCGCCTCGCGATGGAATCAACCTGATGCGTTACGCGCTCAAACGCATGACGCAGGACTCCGATCACCCAATCTCTCGTGACGATGCATGGCAGGAAGCACTTGAAAAGTGCCTCGGCGAAGACGCTGTCGATCTTGAACAACTTGCCCAACGACGACGCAGAACCCTTGGCGGCGATTCGGTCCCGTTGGGACTGGCTGATCTTTTCTTTGATCCGGATGACCCGTTGCATCCGGATCGAGACGACGATGACGATGAAGACTTCTAAGCTCCAGCTCGCATCAACATGGCCGGTCACCCAAAGCGTTTCTATTGAGCTTCGATCGCGCCACGGTCTAACCGACCGACGTACCGAAGTTGGCCAAACACATCGAGCGGAAAAACGGATTTTACGTTGGTGGCTGTGTTGATAGCCGGACTTCCCACATCCGGAATGATGGTCCCGGGAATGAACCCTGGATCCGCATAGATGTTCAGTACGCCTGGCGTGATCTCACGCGTCGGTCCATCGAAGATGTTGGCTTGCCATCGAACATCGCTTGAGTCGTATTGGAAGCCCGAAAATTTCCCCTCTTTGGCGTCCAAGATATTGTTCATCACGACACATTGGCTTGATTCGGACAACGTGATCTCACCACCAAAGTCGAAGCTGTCAACATTGTTGACGCACGTGTTGTTGCGAATATAGACCAGCCGACTCGAAAAGCAGTGGATGCCTTGCCCACCATTGTCAAAGCACCAATTGTTTTCCACCAAAATCCGTCGGTTGTAATCACCAGCGCCACCCGCCTGAAGATTGCGAGTGTCGTCGATGACGATACCATTGCCATCGGTGGGACGACCGAAGTTCGGATTGTCGACGAAGTTGTAATTGCCGAACGAAGTGTTGTTGCGAAAGATGATCCCCCAAGCGCGATTGTCCGAGCCAATCTTTTGCGGTTGATACGCCGAGATGCCACTGTGCTGATCAACATTGAAGTACGCGTTGTTGTGGACGATGTTCCATTCCGCAACGATCGAATCGCTGCGATCAAACGCTAACCCACCACCGTAACAATCGTGAATTCGACAATCCCGCACCTTGATGTGATGGCAGCGATTGAACGACACGCCTTTGGTCGGCGGGATGCTGCTTGTATTGGTGACATCGAAACCGTCAACCAACAGGTAACTCTGATCGTTTGACGATATCCAACCCCGAACCTTGGCACCCTCGCGATTAGCGGCAACGAGTCGAATGTAGTTCCCGGGTGTTCCCGACCGACCGATGTACACGTTTTCGTTGTACGTTCCATCAAATACCGAGATAAAATCGCCCGGATCTGCTTGATTGACGGCGTGCTGAATCGTTCGGTACGGAGTCGAGCGATTCGTCGCCTGATTCTTAGAGATCGAATCGCTTCCGTCGGGACCAACGTAGTAGCGAGCTGCATGAACCGAACGATCCACTACCGAAAAGATCAGCATCAGTAGTGCGATGCGAAAAAGTTGAGTCCATGAAGGGTGACGAGGCATCGCAACGATCACATGAGAGTAAAGAACAGCCAATAACGATGGTAATTTCGACGCGTGAACTTGATAGTGAAACTTTCTGAATCGCCCGAGATTGCAATGGCAAGCAATCGCATGAGGGCTTGCCAATAGTCACGGCGTTTGAGGCTTGCCAATCGTCACGGCGTTCAGGGAGCGGGTGAAGATTTTTCTAGCAGCGTCACGATCTCGCTGTGCCCTGCATTTTGGGCGTGACTAAGCGCCGTGTCTCCATCGTCGTCCGTGGTCGCTACGTTGGCATTCTTCTCAAGCAACAACTCAACAACTTCTTTCTCGCCAAGAGCTGCGGCTGTCATTAGCGGCGTAAAACCTTCAGTCGAGTCCGCGGCATTCACATCTGCCCCCGCGTCGATCAACATCTCTGCCGTTTCGGCAAACGGACCACTGCACGCGTGGATCAGCGGCGTTTTGCCCTCATTATCACGAGCATCAACCTTCGCGTCGTGGTTAATTAAGAATCTTACAACCGGAGCGTGCCCGTTGTAGGCTGCCATCAACAAAGCCGTGTGGCCCTTAGACGCATCAACACAGTCGACTTCGATTCCTGATTCAATCGCTCGCTCGACAATGTCAAGTTTTCCCTCGTAAGCTGCCATGCGAAACGCATCGTCGCTGTAGTAGACCGGCTTCTTGCGAGGTTCCACAACGTCAGCAACGGGTTCCACTTCCGTCGCGCCGCGATTGCAGCCGTAGAGGAAGGCGAAGAAGAGCAGCGATAAGGTGGTAACGGTTTTTGTCATGTTCTGAGTCTACCGACTTCGCCGCCCGCGGTCATCGACGAGTCAGCGACAATCGCCGTACAAATTTTTCCCGTTGAACCATACGCTCAAATTTACTAACGAATCGTATATGAGTAACTCTCGATTCGATGCAACCAACGATCCGGCGGGAAACCTGCCGCAGATTGGCAATACCGGCTCCCCTCAACCAAACGGTGCCCCCTCAGGCGAACCGACGGGCGAGCCATTTTTGGGGATTCGATTCGATTGCTGCCGAACCTATGGTCGGATCTACCGCAATCGGGTTCGCACGCATTACGAAGGACGCTGCCCTAAATGCTTCAAACGCCTCAAAGTTCCCATCGGTAAAGACGGCGTCGGAACCCGATTTTTCCGAGCAAGCTGATCGTCGGACGAGCTTGCGGTCATCCGATCACTCGGATTGCCGAGTGTAGACGGCGGGATACACGAACGTCGGCTCTTCGTGAGGGCAGAGATAAACGAACGACTCCGTCACTCGTTCACCAAGATGCGTGATTCCTAGTCTTAGTTCCATTGGCGCCTGTTCGCTTGGTTTTAGTTTGACACCCACCAACCAGTCCCCCGTTTCGGTTTTGGTGATCGACGGCTTATCCACTTCACCACGAATGGTTCGAATTTCAAATTCAATGTCATCGTCAGGATCGATATCCGTTAGCGGGCCGCCGTGGAAGCGAATTTCCATCTCGATCCCATCTTTACCACGCTCAAGTGTGAACGCGGTTGCCTGTCCCACCTCGGTTTCATCGGGATGCGAACCGCCGAAGAACGACAGTTCGTATTCCAAGTCCAAGCGATCACCTGCTTTAGGCAACTGACTAGGAATCCAGTACGCCCCAATATTGTCGATTCCTTCGTGAGCCCCCGGCAACTCTAGCAGCTCAATGGTCCCCTGCTCCCAACCTACTTTGGGTCGAACAAAGACACTCGGACGACGATGGTATTGGGCATTGTGATCGTCAAAGTGGAAGAAGGCAGTGTTTCGCTGCATGACACCAAAGCCATTGATCTTACCGAAGTTCATCTGGCTAACCGAAGGATAGGGTTGCCGAGCAAACGGTCGCCAAACCCAACCTTGATCTTCACTGTCGATTAGCAGGCCGTCGGAATCATGCACACTCGGTCTAAGATCTTTGGGTGGCCCTTCAAGCCCATCGCCCCACATCCACATACTCGTCAATGGTGCGAGCCCTAGCTTTTCGACTGACTTGCGAAAATGCAATCTCGCTTTTACGCTCATGTCCGTCGCTGCAGCACCGGGTTCGACAGTGAACTCGTAAGCACCGGCAACCGAAGGACTATCCAGCAGCGCAAAAATGGTTAGCGACTTGTCCTTGGCTTTTGGCTTTACGACCCAGAACGATCGAAATTGAGGAAACTCTTCATCGCGATTAAGGGCGATATCTACCGCCAACCCACGAGCCGATGTTCCATAAACCGCAAACTGACTACGCGCTCGAAAATAGCTTGAACCAAGAAACGTTAGTACCTCTTGTGCCTCGCCCTCTGGAAAACGAGCCGCAATTTTGATCCCCGCATGCCCCGCGTCGGCCGCAAAGGTCGGATCAATGCCAGGTAAGTCATACTCGAAGTCATTGGCCGAAAACGGAATCCAGCGATTGACGTTATCTTCGAGTGCAAACAACTCAACACGATCGCGTTGCACAAAACCACGGTGGAACGTTTCGATCCAAAACGGAGTTTCTCCTCCCCACCAAGTTGCTTTTGGGTGTCGGTAGCTAATCTTGAGGTAGTCTTCGTAAGTCAGTTGCGCCAATGATTCAGGCAGCGGTGGAAGAGGCTGGTAAGGCATTCCAGCCAACTTGGTGACCAACGAATCGAGGTCGTCCAAGTCCTTGACTTGCGCCTGTTGCACGAGCGTCTGGATCTGGGTTGCACTGTCCAGACCGTTGGCGGTGGGCTCATCCGCCGGTAGATCCGGCACGCTTATGCAAAAAGCTGCCAACGTGACCGAGAAGATCTTCACGAAATAGCGAAGCATAGAAATCCCCCAACGGGAGTGAGTGAGAAGATTGGTGAAGCTGTTCGAAGTCTGAAGATTCATGTCTTTAATTTCCCGGCAACTGCGTCGTTGAGCAAGCCTCATTGATCGCAATCCGAGTAGCTTTCAATAGTAATCCGGGCAATTCGTCGCACCTATCTGGCGAAACAGTAGGGGTTGTAGCACTCAACAGGATTAGGCCGAGCCAGCCCGATCAATCAGTGTACTTTTCCTACCTTCTTTAAAGCGTTGAACCTGATTTGTAACGCATCTTTCACCGGACGAACTCGCCCGCAACAGTTTTCGTGATCGAAGGTCGATCGCATGCACGCGTGGGGCCCAGTCCAACCGGTCCAGAAGTGGCCGGATCCAAATTTTCTAAATCTGTGATTCGCCATTCGACTGGCTGTACCAAGGAATAAAAATGACCCGTATCAATACCAACGTTTCTTCACTCGTTGCTCAAAACCGTCTTCAAGCATCGAACAAAGACTTAAACTCTGCTCTGACTCGCTTGAGCACTGGTCTTCGCATCAACAGCGGCTCGGATGACCCCGCCGGTTTGATCGCAAGCGAAGCTCTTCGATCGGAAATCACTGGTTTGGGCAAAGCGATCAGTAACACTCAGCGAGCAAGCCAAATCATCAGCACCGCTGACAGTGCTCTTGGCCAAGTCGGTACATTGCTCACCGACATTCGCGGTCTGGTTGCCGAAGCCGCTAACAGCGGTGCACTTAGCGACGAAGAAATCGCTGCTAACCAACTTCAGATCGACAGCTCGCTCGAAGCCATTGACCGGATTGCTCAAACGACGACTTTCCAAGGTCGTAAGTTGCTTGACGGCTCGTTGGACTATAAGAGCACCGCTGGTTCGGTTAGCTCGGTTCAAGACATCAACATTTCGAAGGCTAAGCTCGGCTCGACTGGCAAGATCGACGTCGAAGTAGTTGTTTCGGCCGCTGCGACACAAGGTGAAGTTTCGGTAAGCGATTCTGGATTCACCGCCGCCGCCAACGCGACCGCTAGCACAGACAAGCTTGCCGTCGTCACCCAAGCCATCGGTGGTGAAGACATCGACATCACTGGCGTCGAAGGCTTCACGGACATCGTGATCAACGACGTCACGGATGCTTCGAGCACAGGAAGCGCATCGTACAATGCCGACACCGGAACGCTTACGATCACCGGTAACTTCACGGGCGATTCAGCCAATCCTGGCGAGATTGACGCGGATGTGGACGCTGACATTGTCCAAGCTGCGATCAACAACTTGGAAGGCTTTACCGCAACCGGATCCACTGGTTCGGGCACGCCAGCAGCTGCGTCGGCAGCCACCGTTGCCGCGGCTGCGGATGGCTTGACGGTATCGGCTCTCAACGCCGGATCTGACTACAACAACGTTACCATCGAGTTTGTTTCTGGTGCGTCAACCGAAGCCAGCTTCGATGCTGAACAAAAGAAGTTGACCGTCAGCGTCGACAGCTCGGGTCTTGAAACCGCCGAAAACATTGCTGCAGCAATCGAAGCCGTCCAAGTCAACGGCGAAGCAGTCTTCGAAGCAACGGGCTTGGCAGACGCTAACTATGACATCAGCGAAGGCATTGCTTCGATCACCACAGGCAATACCGGTGGCGAAGTTCTTAACGACAAGTTGGTTTTCCAACTGAGCGGTGCTGATGGAGCGGAAACATTCAACTTTGGTGCTGGCACCTCGAAGGATCAAATTGCTGCGGCTTTGAACTTGGTTTCCGATAGCACGGGAGTTTCAGCTAGCGTCGTCGATGGTTCGTTAACGTTCAACACCAACGATTACGGTAGTGCAGCTTCGGTATCGGTCGACGTTATCAGCGAAGGTTCAAACGGCACGTTTGAATCAAGCCTGAGTGCGACCAGCGGAGCTGGAACCGACATCAGTGCAACCGTGAACGGTGTTGCTGCATCGGGCAAGGGCAACAGTCTTTCGATCAATACCAGCTCACTTTCGCTGGAAATGAACGTTGACAACAGCGGAAGCAACTTCTCGTTCTCCATCAACGGTGGCGGAGCGACTTTCCAACTCGGTCCTCAGGTCAACAGCACTCAACAAGCTAGCTTGGGTATCGGCAGCGTTAGCACCGGTCAACTCGGTGGAGCATCGGGTCGTTTGTACGAACTGGGAACCGGTCAATCCAAGAGTCTTTCCAACGACGTTAGCGGAGCTGCGAAGGTCATCGAAGAAGTGATCAGCAAGGTCACCGCACTTCGTGGTCGTCTCGGTGCGTTCCAGTCAACGACTCTGGACAGCAACTTGGTCAGCTTGAGCGAATCACGCACAAGCCTTCAAGAAGCTGAAAGCTCGATTCGCGATGCTGACTTCGCTCAAGAATCAGCCAACCTGACTCGTGCTCAAATTTTGGTTCAATCGGGCACCAACGTGTTGTCCTTGGCTAACCAGAACCCACAAAGCGCGTTGCAGTTGCTCGGCTAAACCGCCGTCCAACAACAAACGCGATTCTAATAGCGAAAGCCGGTCTAGAGACTTCTGTCTCTGGGCCGGCTTTTCGCATTTCTGGCTTCACTCTGAAGCAATCATGACGGTGATAAGCCGTTTGAACCGGGGCGACCGCTCGTCACAGCCTGTGAAACATGCCGAAAGCTGTACCGGTTGTGAGGGTCGATGCGATTAAAAAGCCCTCCCTTTGGATTTCACCCAAATTCCAATGGTGTTGACTTGCATCCTACTCAATACGGTGCCGATACGTTCGCTGATGACCTCGCTCGCACCCCGGGGCAACCGGCGCTCGCCGTTTTCGCTAGTCATCGCCGGTCCGTCGCGGCCGGATTCTCCCGGTTCGACCGCGATTCAAAACAACGGAAGGTTTACAAATGACTCGTATCAATACAAACGTCCCATCACTTATTGCTCAAAACCGCTTGCAATCTAGCAATGGCGACCTGAACTCGGCACTGACACGACTAAGCACCGGTCTTCGTATCAACAGTGGCTCGGATGACCCGGCCGGTTTGATCGCCAGCGAAGCTCTACGCAGTGAAATCACCAGCCTGGGCAAGGCGATTACGAACACGAACCGAGCTAGCCAGATCATCAGCACCGCTGACAGCGCCCTTGGCGAAGTCAGCAACTTGCTTAACGACATTCGAGGCCTGGTTGTCGAGGCAGCTAACTCGGGCGCTCTTAGCGACGAGGAAGTGGCAGCTAATCAGCTTCAAATCGACAGCTCGCTCGAAGCCATCAACCGGATCGCACAAACGACCACCTTCCAAGGACGAAAGCTT from Rubripirellula amarantea includes the following:
- a CDS encoding lipase family protein, which produces MLERAIDAIDTVQDPGEKPLILHSHLTGPIKELSFLRRSLLFAELAMVAYNDLDEATRASQKMGFDDISFYDRDGSQAFRFRNQYDCVIACRGTEPNEWNDIKADANVAAVLGETAGKVHRGFKQEVDDLWPMLETALISNDQPLWFCGHSLGGAMATICAGRCFLSHIDSAPEQLYTYGSPRVGNNRYVNFVKLDHFRYVNNNDIVTRVPPILLGYRHCGSEVYLNRNGEIRKLSHIARRRDRWKGFLRGLRKWKVDHFSDHSIHQYIDAILDACREEDDRIAAGDTARSASEFASDAPPESTS
- a CDS encoding AAA family ATPase, which gives rise to MANDSGYADIHGVRLKLAQPYVSEGQWIGQSEILMQLLACWITVDDADLPLTPRLVGSPGVGKTQLAIAAAKAQQRPLYIYQCTADTRPEDLLITPVLSQGGEIAYHASPLVTAMICGGVCLLDEGNRMNEKSWASLAPLLDGRRLVESIVAGITIPAHRDFRSAVTMNQDESTFEIPDYILSRLQPTLNVGFPNKQDEMAILQYHLPFAETEMLAMTVEFLQHSHELKLDFSPRDGINLMRYALKRMTQDSDHPISRDDAWQEALEKCLGEDAVDLEQLAQRRRRTLGGDSVPLGLADLFFDPDDPLHPDRDDDDDEDF
- a CDS encoding right-handed parallel beta-helix repeat-containing protein, translating into MPRHPSWTQLFRIALLMLIFSVVDRSVHAARYYVGPDGSDSISKNQATNRSTPYRTIQHAVNQADPGDFISVFDGTYNENVYIGRSGTPGNYIRLVAANREGAKVRGWISSNDQSYLLVDGFDVTNTSSIPPTKGVSFNRCHHIKVRDCRIHDCYGGGLAFDRSDSIVAEWNIVHNNAYFNVDQHSGISAYQPQKIGSDNRAWGIIFRNNTSFGNYNFVDNPNFGRPTDGNGIVIDDTRNLQAGGAGDYNRRILVENNWCFDNGGQGIHCFSSRLVYIRNNTCVNNVDSFDFGGEITLSESSQCVVMNNILDAKEGKFSGFQYDSSDVRWQANIFDGPTREITPGVLNIYADPGFIPGTIIPDVGSPAINTATNVKSVFPLDVFGQLRYVGRLDRGAIEAQ
- a CDS encoding ankyrin repeat domain-containing protein — protein: MTKTVTTLSLLFFAFLYGCNRGATEVEPVADVVEPRKKPVYYSDDAFRMAAYEGKLDIVERAIESGIEVDCVDASKGHTALLMAAYNGHAPVVRFLINHDAKVDARDNEGKTPLIHACSGPFAETAEMLIDAGADVNAADSTEGFTPLMTAAALGEKEVVELLLEKNANVATTDDDGDTALSHAQNAGHSEIVTLLEKSSPAP
- a CDS encoding glucan biosynthesis protein translates to MLRYFVKIFSVTLAAFCISVPDLPADEPTANGLDSATQIQTLVQQAQVKDLDDLDSLVTKLAGMPYQPLPPLPESLAQLTYEDYLKISYRHPKATWWGGETPFWIETFHRGFVQRDRVELFALEDNVNRWIPFSANDFEYDLPGIDPTFAADAGHAGIKIAARFPEGEAQEVLTFLGSSYFRARSQFAVYGTSARGLAVDIALNRDEEFPQFRSFWVVKPKAKDKSLTIFALLDSPSVAGAYEFTVEPGAAATDMSVKARLHFRKSVEKLGLAPLTSMWMWGDGLEGPPKDLRPSVHDSDGLLIDSEDQGWVWRPFARQPYPSVSQMNFGKINGFGVMQRNTAFFHFDDHNAQYHRRPSVFVRPKVGWEQGTIELLELPGAHEGIDNIGAYWIPSQLPKAGDRLDLEYELSFFGGSHPDETEVGQATAFTLERGKDGIEMEIRFHGGPLTDIDPDDDIEFEIRTIRGEVDKPSITKTETGDWLVGVKLKPSEQAPMELRLGITHLGERVTESFVYLCPHEEPTFVYPAVYTRQSE
- a CDS encoding flagellin N-terminal helical domain-containing protein codes for the protein MTRINTNVSSLVAQNRLQASNKDLNSALTRLSTGLRINSGSDDPAGLIASEALRSEITGLGKAISNTQRASQIISTADSALGQVGTLLTDIRGLVAEAANSGALSDEEIAANQLQIDSSLEAIDRIAQTTTFQGRKLLDGSLDYKSTAGSVSSVQDINISKAKLGSTGKIDVEVVVSAAATQGEVSVSDSGFTAAANATASTDKLAVVTQAIGGEDIDITGVEGFTDIVINDVTDASSTGSASYNADTGTLTITGNFTGDSANPGEIDADVDADIVQAAINNLEGFTATGSTGSGTPAAASAATVAAAADGLTVSALNAGSDYNNVTIEFVSGASTEASFDAEQKKLTVSVDSSGLETAENIAAAIEAVQVNGEAVFEATGLADANYDISEGIASITTGNTGGEVLNDKLVFQLSGADGAETFNFGAGTSKDQIAAALNLVSDSTGVSASVVDGSLTFNTNDYGSAASVSVDVISEGSNGTFESSLSATSGAGTDISATVNGVAASGKGNSLSINTSSLSLEMNVDNSGSNFSFSINGGGATFQLGPQVNSTQQASLGIGSVSTGQLGGASGRLYELGTGQSKSLSNDVSGAAKVIEEVISKVTALRGRLGAFQSTTLDSNLVSLSESRTSLQEAESSIRDADFAQESANLTRAQILVQSGTNVLSLANQNPQSALQLLG